From Faecalicatena sp. Marseille-Q4148:
TTGCTTTTAATTCCAGCATTTCTGCTGTCAGAAGGAGCATTTCCATTAATTCCGGAATTCCTTCGCCAGTATGTGCAGAAACCGGTACAAAGATTGTACTTCCGCCCCAATCTTCCGGAATCAATTCATATTCTGTCAGTTCCTGTTTTACACGATCGATATTTGCGCTTGGCTTATCAATCTTATTAATCGCAACTACAATCTCAATTCCTGCTGCTTTTGCATGGTTGATCGCCTCTACTGTCTGCGGCATGACACCATCATCTGCTGCTACAACAAGAATTGCAATATCTGTAGAAGATGCACCACGCATACGCATTGCTGTAAATGCTTCGTGTCCAGGTGTATCCAGGAATGTAATTTTCTCATCGTTTACTGTTACAACAGATGCACCGATATGCTGAGTAATACCGCCAGCCTCACGGTCTGTCACATTTGTATCACGAAGGGCATCCAGAAGAGATGTCTTACCATGGTCAACGTGTCCCATAACGCAGACAACCGGCGGACGTTTTTTCATTTTCTTTTCGTCCTCTTCTTCTTCCTTCAGAAGTTCCTCGATCACGTCTACGACTTCTTCCTTCTCTACAAGACAATCAAATTCCATTGCAATCTCTTCGGCAGTATCAAAATCTACTTCCTGATTTACTGTCACAATCTTGCCCTGCATAAACAGCTTCTTCACGATTGCTGACGGCTGCAGTTTCATTTTCTCTGCCAGTTCTTGAATCGTAATTGTTTCCGGAATAGTAATTACTTTTACCTGTTCTTCCTGTTTCTCTTCTTTTGGCTGCGGTTTCTGTGGAGCACTCTGCTTCTTGCCCGGTTTGCTTAGCTTGGACATCCGTTCTTCCTGCTCCTCATTATTATTGCGGTAATCTTTCTCTTTTTTGGATTTATAATTATCTTTTGCTTTCTGACGCTGTGGTTTCTGTTCTGCCACTGCCGGTGCCGGAATTGCCGGCATGCTGTCACGGCGGTTACTGTCACGGCGTCCTCCGTCTCTTCTGCCGTCTCCGCCACGTCCTTCATTTCCTCGGAAATTATCTCTGCGGTCATTATCTCTTCTGTTATCTCCGCGGAATCCATCGCGTTTCTCGCCACGGTTTTCATTTCCCCGGAAATTGTCTCTTCTCTCGCCGCGGTTATCTCCCTGGCGATTGTCACGGCGGCTGTCGTCGCGTCTTCCCTGACCGGTCGGACGTCCCGCACGGTTATCTCCCTGACGGTTGTCGCGGCGGCTGTCGTCACGTCCCTGTGCATTATCCGGACGGCCTTTCTTCTGGAATTTCTGTTCTCCATCATTTCTTCTTCCGGTATTGCCATTGTTATTGTTCTGATTCTGGCGCTGGCGTCCTCCCTGACGACCTCCGCCGCTCTGTGTATTTTGCGGACGGAACACCTGAACAATATTCTTCTTCTTTGGAGCATCTGAGTTATCTTCTTTTGCTCCTCCGATAGATTTCTTCACTAGATCGATTTCTTCTTCTGAAAGTGTACTCATATGGCTCTTTACATCCACCTGTTTTTCTTTCAGAACATCCATTACTTCTTTATTTGTTTTATCAAGCTCTTTCGCTAATTCATGTACACGTAGTTTTGTCATACGTCTGCCTCCTCTATGCAATTGTTTCATTCATCCTGTTCAGCTTCTCTATTATGCCTTTTGCAAAGCTCTCATCGACAACGGCCAGCGATGCGCGGAATTCTTTGCCCATTGCATGCCCCAATGTATCTTTATCTGCATAAAAACAAATCGGTACTTCATAAAATTCGCACATATTCCGAAACTTTTTTTTCGTATTCTCTGAAGCATCTCCTGCTACAAATACCAGATGAGCTCTTCCCTCTTTTACTGCCTTTTCTGTAGAAAATTCGCCGCTTGCAAGTTTACCGGCTTTTGCAGCAAGGCTCAAAAATGATAACACTCTATCTTGACTCAAGCACACTCATCTCCTTACACAATTCGTCATATACTTCCTTTGGAATCGCCTGTTTAAATGACCGTTCCAATCCCCTGTTTTTGATTGCTTTTTCAAGACATTCCGACGACGGGCAGATATAGGCTCCCCGTCCGTTCTTTCTTCCGGTTGCATCCAGCAAGAAGTCCTGTTCCTCTGTCCTTACGATACGGATCATTTCTTTCTTTGCTTTCATCTCCTGGCAGCCGACACATTTTCGCATAGGTATCTTCTTACTGCTCGTCAAATTCATCACCTGTCATTTCTTCCTGATATTCTTCCATTCCCATATCCATGTAGTTTTCTGGAAGTTCTCCGGATTCGATTGCCTGGCTCTCGCTCTTAATATCGATCTTATATCCTGTCAGTCTTGCTGCAAGGCGGGCATTCTGTCCCTCTTTACCAATTGCAAGTGACAGCTGATAATCCGGAACGATCACGCTTGCTGTTTTTTCATCCGGATCTGCCATAACAGAAATTACTTTTGCCGGGCTTAATGCGTTTTCAATTAAGATTGCCGGGTTATCGCTCCAATTAATGATATCAATTTTTTCACCGCGAAGTTCTGATACAACTGCACCGACTCTGGAACCGTTCATTCCAACGCATGCCCCTACCGGATCTACATTCGGGTCATTAGACCATACGGCAATCTTTGTACGAGAACCTGCCTCACGGGCAATGCTCTTAATCTCCACAATGCCGTCTTTCACTTCAGCTACTTCTGCTTCAAAAAGACGTTTCACAAGTTCCGGATGTGTTCTTGACACAAGAATCTTCGGTCCTTTTGTCGTATTCTTCACTTCCACTACATATAGCTTAATGCGTTCTGTTGGCTTGAACACTTCCCCTTTTACCTGCTCATTCTCTGTCAGCATTGCATCTGCTTTTCCGAGATCAATACTGATATTCTTGCCTACATAGCGCTGAACGATACCTGTTACAATATCCTTTTCCTTCTCAAAATACTGATCATAGACAACTTTTCTTTCTTCTTCCCGAATCTTCTGAAGGATCAGATTCTTCGCATTCTGCGTTGCAATACGTCCGAATGATTTTGATTCAATCGGAATCTGTACAATGTCTCCAAGTTCAAACTTAGAATCGATCATTTTTGCATTGGCAAGACTGATTTCAAGCAGATCGTCTTCCACTTCCTCCACAACTGTTTTCTCAGCAAATAAAGAATATTCACATGTCTCCCGATTCATGATGACTTTAATATTATCTGTGCGTCCGAAATGGTTTTTGCATGCATTGATCAGTGAATTTTCAATGGCATCCAGTAATGTCTCTTTGCTGATATCTTTTTCCTGTTCAAGAATAGTAAGCGCTTCTAATAACTCTGTATTCATTAATGATTCCTCCTTGTTTCCCTGTTCTTTATAACTTATATCCTAAAAATCAAATGCTAAACGGATCAGCGCAATATCACTTTTTAAAAAGGTCTGTTCTGTCTCATCTTCATATTCGATCGTTACACTTTCTTTATCGTATCCTTTCAAAACTCCAATGAATTCTTTCTGGCGGTTAATGGCCCGGTAAGTCCTAATCTCTACTTCCTCTCCAAGGCTTCTCTGGAAATCCTTCTCCTTCTTTAACGGTCTTCCAAGCCCCGGTGAACTTACTTCCAAAATATAGCTGTCTTCGATAAAATCATTCTGATCCAGGAGTTCTGACAGCGCCCGGCTTACTACCTCACAGTCATCCACCGTGATACCTCCCGGTTTATCAATATACGCCCGCAGATACCAGTTGCTTCCTTCTTTCACATATTCCACATCCACCAACTCAAACTGGTTCTTCTCAATAATCGGCAGCAACAGTTCTTCTGTTTTCTGTTCGTAGATTTCTCTTTTCGCCAATTTCAAATCTCCTTTCCCATTTCACAAAAGAAGAGTGAACTCACGTCCACTCTTCTGCCAAATTCTTATGTAACTATTAATAGTCTAGCACACTCATGCGCAAAAAGCAAGTATATTCCGGAAATTCCACTGCAAGAACCTGCTAAGACGGCTAAGCTTTCGCTTAATCCTGTCTTCGGTTCTTACACTTCTATTTCAAACGGAATCCGCTCAATAATCTCTTTCTGCACATCTACGCCCGGATATGCTTCAATCAGCTTTAGTCCCTTCGGTGTCAATCGAAAGACACAGCGCTCTGTCACATATAATACCTTCTGCCCATTTGCAATTGCCCGCTTCGCCGAGAAGCTGACACTTTTCACTCGCTCCACAAACTTCGGCACACTTCCCT
This genomic window contains:
- the infB gene encoding translation initiation factor IF-2: MTKLRVHELAKELDKTNKEVMDVLKEKQVDVKSHMSTLSEEEIDLVKKSIGGAKEDNSDAPKKKNIVQVFRPQNTQSGGGRQGGRQRQNQNNNNGNTGRRNDGEQKFQKKGRPDNAQGRDDSRRDNRQGDNRAGRPTGQGRRDDSRRDNRQGDNRGERRDNFRGNENRGEKRDGFRGDNRRDNDRRDNFRGNEGRGGDGRRDGGRRDSNRRDSMPAIPAPAVAEQKPQRQKAKDNYKSKKEKDYRNNNEEQEERMSKLSKPGKKQSAPQKPQPKEEKQEEQVKVITIPETITIQELAEKMKLQPSAIVKKLFMQGKIVTVNQEVDFDTAEEIAMEFDCLVEKEEVVDVIEELLKEEEEDEKKMKKRPPVVCVMGHVDHGKTSLLDALRDTNVTDREAGGITQHIGASVVTVNDEKITFLDTPGHEAFTAMRMRGASSTDIAILVVAADDGVMPQTVEAINHAKAAGIEIVVAINKIDKPSANIDRVKQELTEYELIPEDWGGSTIFVPVSAHTGEGIPELMEMLLLTAEMLELKANPNRRARGLVIEGELDKGKGPVATVLVQKGTLRIGDCIAAGSAHGKVRAMMDDKGRRVKEAGPSVPVEILGLDDVPNAGEVFVGCKNEKEARSFAETFIAQNKAKLLDETKAKMSLDDLFNQIQAGNVKELGVVIKADVQGSVEAIKQSLIKLSNEEVVIKVIHGGVGAINESDVILASASNAIVIGFNVRPDAAAKDTAEREGVDLRLYRVIYNIIDDVEAAMKGMLDPIFEEKVLGHAEVRQTFKASGVGTIAGSYVLDGIFERDCSARVIRDGIVIFDGKLASLKRFKDDVKEVKAGFECGFVFEKYNDIKEGDQVESYKMVEIPR
- a CDS encoding ribosomal L7Ae/L30e/S12e/Gadd45 family protein; this translates as MSQDRVLSFLSLAAKAGKLASGEFSTEKAVKEGRAHLVFVAGDASENTKKKFRNMCEFYEVPICFYADKDTLGHAMGKEFRASLAVVDESFAKGIIEKLNRMNETIA
- a CDS encoding YlxR family protein, yielding MRKCVGCQEMKAKKEMIRIVRTEEQDFLLDATGRKNGRGAYICPSSECLEKAIKNRGLERSFKQAIPKEVYDELCKEMSVLESR
- the nusA gene encoding transcription termination/antitermination protein NusA, which produces MNTELLEALTILEQEKDISKETLLDAIENSLINACKNHFGRTDNIKVIMNRETCEYSLFAEKTVVEEVEDDLLEISLANAKMIDSKFELGDIVQIPIESKSFGRIATQNAKNLILQKIREEERKVVYDQYFEKEKDIVTGIVQRYVGKNISIDLGKADAMLTENEQVKGEVFKPTERIKLYVVEVKNTTKGPKILVSRTHPELVKRLFEAEVAEVKDGIVEIKSIAREAGSRTKIAVWSNDPNVDPVGACVGMNGSRVGAVVSELRGEKIDIINWSDNPAILIENALSPAKVISVMADPDEKTASVIVPDYQLSLAIGKEGQNARLAARLTGYKIDIKSESQAIESGELPENYMDMGMEEYQEEMTGDEFDEQ
- the rimP gene encoding ribosome maturation factor RimP, yielding MAKREIYEQKTEELLLPIIEKNQFELVDVEYVKEGSNWYLRAYIDKPGGITVDDCEVVSRALSELLDQNDFIEDSYILEVSSPGLGRPLKKEKDFQRSLGEEVEIRTYRAINRQKEFIGVLKGYDKESVTIEYEDETEQTFLKSDIALIRLAFDF